Within Thermococcus celer Vu 13 = JCM 8558, the genomic segment ATGGGAATGCCCACCCCACCCGGCAAGATCGTCAGCGGTAGCATCAAGATAGACGGGAGGGAGATAGTCGGTCTCCCGGAGGACGTCCTCAGAAAGGAAATCCGCTGGCAGAAGATAGCGATGATATTCCAGGGGGCTATGAACGCCCTGAACCCGGTTTACACCGTGGGGTACCAGATGATCGAGCCGCTGGTACTGCACAAGGGAATGAGCAAGGGCGAGGCACTCGAAAGGGCCCAGAAGTACCTCGAGCTCGTTGGCCTTGACCCGGAGATAGTGTACCGCTATCCCCATGAGCTCTCGGGTGGTATGAAGCAGCGCGTCATCATTGCCACCGCACTCCTCCTCGAGCCGGACGTTGTTATAGCCGACGAGCCGACGACTGCACTTGACGTCGTTGTCCAGGCCCAGATCATCAACCTCATGAAGAAGCTCAAGAAGGAGCTCGGTCTCTCGATGATATTCATCACCCACGACCTCAGCATCCTCGCCGAGATCAGCGACAGGGTGGCCATAATGTACGCGGGCAAGCTCGTTGAAGTAGGGGACAGCGAGAAGATATACTACGAGCCGGCCCACCCCTACACCCAGAAGCTTCTTGCGTCCATACCCAGGCTCCACGAGGACGTGGAGAAACTGGAGTTCATTCCCGGACAGCCGCCGAACCTCATCACCCCGCCCAAGGGATGCCGCTTCCACCCGAGGTGCCCCTACGCTATGGGGGTTTGTAAGGAGCAGGAACCCGAACTGAAGGAAGTTGATAAGGATCACTACGCCGCATGCTGGCTGCTGTGAGGTGTGAGAGATGGCGGAGCCGATACTAAGAGTTGAAAACCTCAAGAAGTACTTCCCCATCAAGAGGAGCTTTGTTGACACGATCAAGGGTGCCCCCCAGAAGAAGGTTCACGCGGTGGACGGCATTAGCTTCGAGGTGTACAAGCAACAGGTCTTTGCCCTCGTCGGTGAGAGCGGCTGTGGTAAGTCCACGACCGGAAAACTCATCGTCAAGCTCCTCGAGCCCACGGCGGGTAAGATATACCTGGAGGGGAAGGACGTCACCAACATCAGAACGAGGGACGAGATCCTCGAGTACAGAAGGCACGTGCAGATGATCTTCCAGGATCCCTTCAGCTCCATGAACCCGAGGTTCAGGATATTCGACATCCTGGAGGAACCGCTCCTGATACACGGCATCGGCGAGACCAAGGCCGAGCGTGAGGAGCTCATCTACAAGGCCCTCGAGATGGTCAAGATCACCCCGCCGGAGGACTACGTTGGTAGGTTCCCGCACATGCTGTCAGGCGGTCAGAGACAGCGTGTGGCGATAGCCCGCGCGCTGATACTCAACCCGACTTTCATCGTCGCGGATGAGCCGGTGTCGATGCTCGACGTTTCAATTCGTGCCGAGATCCTCGAGCTGATGAAGGAGCTCAAGGAGAAGGTGGGGGTCACCTACCTCTACATCACCCACGACATGTCCACGGCGAGGTACTTCGCCGACTGGATGGCGGTCATGTACCTCGGAAGGATAGTCGAGATGGGCCCGGTCGAGAGGGTCATCGACAACCCGCTCCACCCGTACACGAGGGCACTGCTGGCGGCGGTTCCGGAGCCGAAGCCTGAGAGGAGGAACATCATCAAGGAGCTTCCGATAAAG encodes:
- a CDS encoding ABC transporter ATP-binding protein, which codes for MVRNVLEVKDLKMYYFTNKGVVKAVDNISFNLRKGEVLGLAGESGCGKSSLGFTLMGMPTPPGKIVSGSIKIDGREIVGLPEDVLRKEIRWQKIAMIFQGAMNALNPVYTVGYQMIEPLVLHKGMSKGEALERAQKYLELVGLDPEIVYRYPHELSGGMKQRVIIATALLLEPDVVIADEPTTALDVVVQAQIINLMKKLKKELGLSMIFITHDLSILAEISDRVAIMYAGKLVEVGDSEKIYYEPAHPYTQKLLASIPRLHEDVEKLEFIPGQPPNLITPPKGCRFHPRCPYAMGVCKEQEPELKEVDKDHYAACWLL
- a CDS encoding ABC transporter ATP-binding protein is translated as MAEPILRVENLKKYFPIKRSFVDTIKGAPQKKVHAVDGISFEVYKQQVFALVGESGCGKSTTGKLIVKLLEPTAGKIYLEGKDVTNIRTRDEILEYRRHVQMIFQDPFSSMNPRFRIFDILEEPLLIHGIGETKAEREELIYKALEMVKITPPEDYVGRFPHMLSGGQRQRVAIARALILNPTFIVADEPVSMLDVSIRAEILELMKELKEKVGVTYLYITHDMSTARYFADWMAVMYLGRIVEMGPVERVIDNPLHPYTRALLAAVPEPKPERRNIIKELPIKGEVPNAVNIPPGCRFHPRCIYAQKGLCDTKHPQLIEYEHNHWAECHLVGKY